In Kitasatospora sp. NA04385, a single genomic region encodes these proteins:
- a CDS encoding phosphatase PAP2 family protein yields the protein MHQSADHDSRAAADGPDGGRRGGRSPARPPVQRAGALRCAWPALAGALAFAVLLVLVRSGWAPLARFDQGWVALLHRYALRHPVWTAAMQTLGDLGAPWMMRTALGAVAVWLWVRGARVLAGWAAAVVLLGWAVGGAGRELIGRAGPHLADPVAAAPGASFPAGHALATAVTCGALLALAWPRIERPARVAAGTAGALVVLAVGWTRIALGLHWPSDVLASWAAAVVVLAGPALAVELWRPGLIGLDARLLRRRTGPRVQRVLAPPLERVEPPSPPLGPPGAPTPPPEPLEPVTERDPGRS from the coding sequence ATGCACCAGTCCGCCGACCACGACTCCCGGGCGGCTGCCGACGGCCCGGACGGCGGTCGGCGCGGCGGCCGCTCCCCGGCCCGTCCTCCGGTACAACGCGCGGGGGCGCTCCGTTGTGCCTGGCCGGCCCTGGCGGGTGCGCTGGCGTTCGCGGTGCTGCTGGTCCTGGTGCGCTCCGGCTGGGCGCCGCTGGCCCGGTTCGACCAGGGCTGGGTGGCGCTGCTGCACCGGTACGCGCTGCGGCACCCGGTGTGGACGGCGGCCATGCAGACGCTGGGCGACCTGGGCGCGCCGTGGATGATGCGGACGGCGCTCGGGGCGGTCGCGGTGTGGCTGTGGGTGCGGGGCGCCCGGGTGCTGGCGGGCTGGGCGGCGGCGGTGGTGCTGCTGGGCTGGGCGGTCGGCGGGGCCGGGCGGGAGCTGATCGGCCGCGCCGGGCCGCACCTGGCCGACCCGGTGGCGGCCGCCCCCGGGGCGTCCTTCCCGGCCGGGCACGCGCTGGCCACCGCGGTGACCTGCGGGGCGCTGCTGGCCCTGGCGTGGCCGCGGATCGAGCGGCCGGCCCGGGTGGCGGCGGGCACCGCGGGGGCGCTGGTCGTGCTCGCGGTGGGCTGGACCAGGATCGCGCTGGGGCTGCACTGGCCGAGCGACGTGCTGGCCTCCTGGGCGGCGGCGGTCGTGGTGCTGGCCGGGCCCGCGCTGGCGGTGGAGCTGTGGCGGCCGGGGCTGATCGGCCTGGACGCGCGGCTGCTGCGCCGACGGACCGGGCCGCGGGTGCAGCGGGTGCTGGCGCCGCCGCTGGAGCGGGTGGAACCGCCGTCCCCGCCGCTGGGGCCGCCGGGAGCGCCGACCCCGCCGCCGGAACCGCTGGAGCCGGTCACGGAGCGCGATCCGGGCCGCTCCTGA
- a CDS encoding RNA polymerase sigma factor RpoD/SigA, whose product MATRAVVRDRADRTRTARPTNLEADRDLVGMYLDEIARTPLLDAAEEVELSLRIEAGVFAQHLLDEEESLDGVTTEELRAIADDAERAKDVFIRSNLRLVVAVARRYPRSGLPLLDLIQEGNAGLVRAVEKFDYSKGFKFSTYATWWIRQAITRSIADQSRTIRLPVHLVEELGRIRRVQREKAKELGREPEPAEIAAELDTTEQRVKDVLDWARDPVSLNMSVDDEGETQFGDLVEDTGAVSPEDAVMVMMRREELDDLIGRLDDRTASIIRSRYGMEDGRERTLTEVGKQHGLTRERIRQIEKHALAELKKIADHAGFEAA is encoded by the coding sequence ATGGCCACCCGTGCCGTCGTACGCGACAGGGCCGATCGGACTCGCACCGCCCGCCCGACCAACCTCGAAGCCGACCGTGACCTGGTCGGCATGTACCTCGACGAGATCGCCAGGACGCCCCTGCTCGATGCCGCGGAGGAGGTCGAGCTGTCCCTGCGGATCGAGGCGGGCGTCTTCGCCCAGCACCTGCTCGACGAGGAGGAGTCCCTCGACGGCGTCACCACCGAGGAGCTCCGGGCCATAGCGGACGACGCCGAGCGCGCCAAGGACGTCTTCATCCGGTCCAACCTGCGCCTGGTCGTCGCCGTCGCCCGCCGCTACCCGCGCAGCGGCCTCCCGCTGCTCGACCTGATCCAGGAGGGCAACGCCGGCCTGGTCCGGGCCGTGGAGAAGTTCGACTACTCCAAGGGCTTCAAGTTCTCCACCTACGCGACGTGGTGGATCCGCCAGGCGATCACCCGGTCCATCGCCGACCAGTCCCGCACCATCCGGCTGCCCGTCCACCTGGTCGAGGAGCTCGGCCGGATCCGCCGGGTGCAGCGCGAGAAGGCCAAGGAGCTGGGCCGCGAGCCGGAGCCCGCCGAGATCGCCGCCGAGCTGGACACCACCGAGCAGCGCGTCAAGGACGTCCTGGACTGGGCGAGGGACCCGGTCAGCCTCAACATGTCGGTCGACGACGAGGGCGAGACCCAGTTCGGAGACCTGGTGGAGGACACCGGCGCGGTCTCCCCGGAGGACGCGGTCATGGTGATGATGCGCCGCGAGGAGCTGGACGACCTGATCGGCCGCCTCGACGACCGCACCGCCTCCATCATCCGCAGCCGCTACGGCATGGAGGACGGCCGCGAGCGGACGCTCACCGAGGTCGGCAAGCAGCACGGCCTGACCCGCGAGCGGATCCGTCAGATCGAGAAGCACGCGCTGGCCGAACTGAAGAAGATCGCCGACCACGCAGGCTTCGAGGCGGCGTAG
- the mscL gene encoding large conductance mechanosensitive channel protein MscL has protein sequence MKGFKEFLLRGNVVDLAVAVVIGAAFTSVVNAFVKGVINPLVGLFGTKDLAAYSSCLKGPCEVDAAGNVTSGIFILWGSVLSAALSFLITAAVVYFLLILPMNHFMRRRRTEDEEALDAELKEVELLTEIRDALVRRG, from the coding sequence ATGAAAGGCTTCAAGGAATTCCTGCTCCGCGGCAACGTGGTGGACCTGGCCGTCGCCGTCGTCATCGGCGCGGCCTTCACCAGCGTCGTCAACGCGTTCGTCAAGGGCGTGATCAACCCGCTGGTCGGCCTGTTCGGCACCAAGGACCTCGCGGCCTACAGCTCCTGCCTCAAGGGCCCGTGCGAGGTGGACGCCGCCGGCAACGTCACCTCGGGCATCTTCATCCTGTGGGGCTCGGTGCTCAGCGCCGCGCTCAGCTTCCTGATCACCGCCGCCGTCGTGTACTTCCTGCTGATCCTGCCGATGAACCACTTCATGCGCAGGCGCAGGACCGAGGACGAGGAGGCCCTGGACGCCGAACTGAAGGAGGTCGAACTGCTCACCGAGATCCGCGACGCGCTGGTGCGCCGGGGCTGA
- a CDS encoding FmdB family zinc ribbon protein, which translates to MPTYQYQCTECGNGLEAVQKFSDDALTTCPDCQGKLRKVFSAVGVVFKGSGFYRTDSRSSSSSSVSGSSSSAAPSSSTSTASSTPSSSTGGSSSSSSSASTAS; encoded by the coding sequence GTGCCCACGTACCAGTACCAGTGCACCGAGTGCGGCAACGGCCTCGAGGCGGTGCAGAAGTTCAGCGACGACGCGCTGACCACGTGCCCCGACTGCCAGGGGAAGCTCCGCAAGGTCTTCTCGGCCGTGGGCGTGGTCTTCAAGGGCTCCGGCTTCTACCGCACCGACAGCCGCTCCAGCTCCAGCAGCTCGGTGAGCGGCTCGTCCTCCTCGGCGGCCCCGTCCTCCTCGACCTCGACGGCGTCCTCGACCCCGTCGTCCTCGACCGGCGGCTCCAGCAGCTCCTCCAGCTCCGCGTCCACCGCGAGCTGA
- a CDS encoding MFS transporter: MAARRPVDDTISHGSHGTGYGALLRTPRAWTFLLPALVARLPYAMLSLGIVLLVHDTTGSYGLAGAVAASSAVAQALVGPQTGRLADRHGQAAVLVPTVLVHGCAVAALIALAHAGAPDWTLFLAAAPAGAAVPQVGAMVRSRWVHRLAERPALMNTAFAFESVTDEFTFVIGPMLATGIATLVNPSVGLTAEAALTLVGGLAFAARRDTAPVPTGPAAPGDRRASALASPGVRLLAGAFLGLGTVFGTLQVSITAFAEDAGSGGLSGPVYGVFAAGSMAAGVLYGLVPWRSSARQRMVVCYALLVLGCSALWAMPNLGALAVAGLFCGLAIAPTLITGFTLVEGLVANGAKTEAFTWLTGAIGLGLALGSTAAGQLIDRSGPSLGFTVALAGSGLGLVALVTMRRLLLAPAPAPRTVARGGGVRAEAAPAARRG, encoded by the coding sequence GTGGCGGCGCGCCGACCGGTCGACGACACCATCTCCCACGGCTCCCACGGCACCGGCTACGGCGCGCTGCTGCGCACCCCCCGGGCCTGGACCTTCCTGCTCCCCGCCCTGGTCGCCCGGCTGCCGTACGCCATGCTCAGCCTGGGCATCGTGCTGCTGGTCCACGACACCACCGGCTCCTACGGCCTGGCCGGCGCGGTCGCCGCGTCCTCCGCCGTCGCCCAGGCCCTGGTCGGCCCGCAGACCGGACGGCTCGCCGACCGCCACGGCCAGGCCGCCGTGCTGGTGCCCACCGTGCTGGTGCACGGCTGCGCGGTCGCCGCGCTGATCGCGCTCGCCCACGCCGGCGCCCCCGACTGGACGCTGTTCCTGGCCGCGGCGCCGGCCGGCGCCGCCGTGCCGCAGGTCGGCGCGATGGTCCGCTCCCGCTGGGTGCACCGGCTGGCGGAGCGGCCGGCCCTGATGAACACCGCCTTCGCCTTCGAGTCGGTCACCGACGAGTTCACCTTCGTGATCGGCCCGATGCTGGCCACCGGCATCGCCACCCTGGTCAACCCGTCCGTCGGGCTCACCGCCGAGGCCGCGCTCACCCTGGTCGGCGGCCTGGCCTTCGCCGCCCGCCGGGACACCGCGCCGGTGCCCACCGGCCCCGCCGCCCCCGGCGACCGGCGGGCCTCCGCGCTGGCCTCCCCGGGGGTGCGGCTGCTGGCCGGCGCCTTCCTCGGCCTGGGCACCGTCTTCGGCACCCTGCAGGTCTCGATCACCGCCTTCGCCGAGGACGCCGGCTCCGGCGGGCTCAGCGGTCCGGTGTACGGCGTCTTCGCGGCCGGGTCGATGGCGGCCGGCGTGCTCTACGGCCTCGTGCCGTGGCGCAGCAGCGCCCGGCAGCGGATGGTGGTCTGCTACGCGCTGCTGGTGCTCGGCTGCTCCGCCCTGTGGGCGATGCCGAACCTGGGCGCACTGGCCGTGGCCGGCCTGTTCTGCGGCCTGGCCATCGCGCCCACCCTGATCACCGGTTTCACCCTGGTCGAGGGCCTGGTCGCGAACGGCGCCAAGACCGAGGCGTTCACCTGGCTGACCGGCGCGATCGGCCTGGGCCTGGCCCTCGGCTCCACCGCCGCCGGGCAGTTGATCGACCGCTCCGGGCCCTCGCTCGGCTTCACCGTCGCGCTGGCCGGCTCCGGCCTCGGCCTGGTGGCGCTCGTCACGATGCGCCGCCTGCTGCTCGCTCCGGCGCCCGCGCCCCGTACCGTGGCACGGGGAGGCGGCGTCCGGGCGGAGGCCGCTCCGGCCGCGCGGCGCGGCTGA